The genomic window AGGCATTAAGAGACTGCATTTGGTTTAGGGTTTAGTGACTTGTTACTAAATGCGAGCTAGTTGTTGAAGTGTGGGCTGTTGTCTAACAGCAAGAACTGTCCAAAATAGCATGCTGATCCAAATTATTACGGTGTGTCTCTGAGTCtgtgtttgctgttttattCTTGTCAGCAGATCTCGTAGCCTTTATGTTTTACCTTGATTGCAGTTTAGTTATTCATTTCTCTGTTTAAATGTTGAATTATATGGCCATacttaaataattattttattgctCTGTGAAGCCTGTCTCTTAATTCACCTTATCACtacttaaaagcaattttttagtAGCTACTGCATTGCAATGTATCTCACTGTCAGCTTAGAATATCTAGTGAGAAATAATGCATCTATACTTAGAAATGTCATCTTTTGCTTTTAGGGGAGCGCCCTTTTAAGTGCAGTGAGTGTGGCAAAGGCTTTTCCCAGAAGCATTCTCTTCAAGTCCATGTGCGGATGCACACCGGAGAACGGCCATACACGTGCACCGTCTGTAGTAAGGCTCTGACAACAAAGCATTCTCTTCTGGAGCATATGAGCCTACATACAGGTAAATATTTCAAGGCAAACGTAACCTCTCTTCCCCAAGAGTTTGCCTTTctgaaaaaaggtatttctgctctctctcgTGTGTGCTGgttggtttatttatttatttccttacaCTTGATTTGGATGTGGCTTACATTTTAATAAGTGATTTTCTTTACAGGGCAGAAGGCTTTTACATGTGATCAGTGTGGGAAATACTTCAGCCAGAAGAGACAGCTCAAGAGCCACTATCGAGTACACACAGGTATAACAAGTTTGGGTGGAAGAGCTGGCTTACAGTCCATGCTGATTTGTCCTTATAAAGATTGACTAAGGCTGAAAATTCTTCTTCAGTGATGTATTTAGTGTCTGCTACCCTGATGTGTGGTATCTTGATATAAGAATTAACAGggtgaaaaagacaaaatggtgcataataaatgaaatgtttagaaaaataGTTAATTGAGAAGGATTCTTATGACGATTAAAAATGAGTTATGCTGTATTTGACATACAACTTGATTAGTTTAGCCCTGCTGTCTGTGTTACATAGAAGCTAGGTATTGTATAAACAATTGTGTCCGCTGCCTGTTGTGCAAATTGCCTTGTAGTTTCCCACTACTTTGGACTAGCAATGGCAAACAAGCTTTAAGAAGTGTCCTCCTTACTTTTGGAGCAGGATGGAGATTAAGCTACACACACAGGAAGTGGtgaaaaaatcagaatttacAAAGCTTCAAGAGAAAGCGTGTTTTGGGGGGGAGCAGGTGTCAGTCCCCTCTTTTCCCATGGTAAtatcaaatagaaaaaaagggGTGTGACAAATACAACAGGGAGGAGGCAGTGAATCACCTTTTGTTTTATCTCTATATTATATCAAAGTGGTTATTTTACAGGAAAGTGCTTTAACAAAGATCACTGAAGAGATACAGGGGATCACTTATGCACTgacactttttttattattgcgACAAGGCCATTCACTGCCGGAATGTAACCAGTGTCGTCGCAAATTCATGGATGCAGCTCAGTTAAAGAAACATCTAAGAACACATACAGGTAATATTGCCCATCatgttttgttgtgggtttcttCTTCTTGAAATAACACAGGCGAAACAATGTTAGGCAAATGATATTTGTCTCTGTGGGATGAACTTCTGCTCTACTACATAATGATGCCTGTATCGCTAATGAAGAGAATTGACATCAAGGATGCAGGAGCACAAAAAAAACTTGTATTATAACAGCGCAGAAGCAGTGCTTTCCTTCGCCATTCTTATAAAGCCTGCTGCAGAAAATGCCAGTTAGCTCTTATGTGATAGAATCCTGGACTGGGAATTCAGTTTATCAGGAGAGCTACATCCAGCATGTATGGGGCTTGAAGTGAGCTAAGTAGTAACAGAAACTGTATGTCCAAAATGAGTTGGGCACCCCTGTCTGTGAGGGATGGGTGcttaagaaaaatgctgctgaccagaagaataattatttccatttacCTTTTTATTATGCTGCAATAAACCAGATGTTGGCAGGAGATGGGCTGGGAGGGATGATTTAATGCAAGTGCGTCAGAGGGTGTTTTTAAGACATTTAGAGGGCAAGGTGATACTTGAATGGCTGGATAACAGGGATAAAAATGTTGATCTACCATCTCCTGATAACAAGGTATAAGCTTCTTCCAATAGTTTTCTTTGAAGGGTAAGTTCATAAGATGACTtgtaaacactttttttctttcaaaatacctGTAAACAATGGCAATCATTTCTTCCCCAAACCAAATTATTATGAAGTATGTTGCCCGCGGTTGTAGTAAAATATGCACAAGATAAAGTTATGTATCTcattcatttccttctctttctcagtgAAAATAACACAGCTTTAAATTCTCTGGGATAGGATGAGGTTAGAACTTGTGCCTTTGGGAGTTTTTGTTGTATCCAGAGTAGTGTTAACTTGCAATACTTACAAAAACTGCGTTTTCTGTTCAGGAGAACATAGTGTTTGTTGACATACACAATAGTTTTGTATCTGAAGCTGATACAGCTCTATAAATGTAGTGGGAAATGAGAAGAGGAAGCATAGTAGCAAGGTAAGTTGCAAAAATAGATAAATTAAGATGAGTTTAGCAGAAACTGGCTTGCAATGTATATTGCTTCCAGAAAAGACAGGCCAGATACCAGTATTAATGATGCAGAAATAACAATTGATCTGTTCCATCCCAAAAGCAAGAAGTAAAATTCTGAGGAGTTTGGGGACAGATGTCAACATTGATAACGACTGTTCTGCTTTGGCAGAAAAATGTCACAAGAATACAGTCTACTTAGGAAGTTACTACCgttttcagtaggaggctgGGACTAGATGATGAGAGGTCCCTTCTGACATGTTCCTTGTTCTCTCATGCTTTGCCCCTGCCCTTCGAAGCCATATGAAAGCTTGATAAACATTGCAGTTCTATACTAAATGTGAAGCTTCCTTGGAAACTGGCTGCTGCCCCATCCCCAGTTCAGTGTGCTTGGATGGTGTGAGTTACCACAGTGGTGATCTGGATTCTCATGTGTAGTGTCTTAAAGAAGCTCAATGCAACAAGGATACGTTTTGGTGTGAATTAGGATTTGCTTTTGTTGGGTAGTATCCATTTCTTGTGAacctttttgttatttaatttgGCTCCTCTGCTTCTACTCAATTAGACACAAGAATGCcaaatgcagtaaaaaaaacccaacactctCAATTTATTCAACACaccataatttaatttttctctgtgtggtGTTCCCAGGATATCGTAGGCCTAGGACAGAGCCTTATGGGAAGCCAGTCCACTTGTTAAGATAATGGATTCACTTTTCAGGTTTGGAAATACTCATGGCTTACTCATCTGCATGGTGCTGCACGTGAGCCTAGCATTAATGCTAGGGTTCAGCCTTTCTCAGGCTGAACCAGGGCTGTTCAGGGTCAGCCTTTTTCAAACTTGTCTGTTCTATGTGGAACACCCGCATCTGTATCATAGATACGGTTTTTTGTTGCTCTGAGGGCTTGGATCACTTAATTCTTTATCTTCAAAGGGGGGAAACATAAGAGATGTATGTTTAAAATACTATACCCGTATTTAATTGGTGAGTTCATTCAGTTTCAGGTATCTGTCCTGACCCATGGCAGAAGCATGAGGATTTGACAGTACACACTTGATACTGTGTATGGTAAAATATaaagtgttttttaatatattgatGGGAAGTGCTATATAAAAAGTGAtgtcaaatttctttttgaTAGGTGAGAAACCCTTCACTTGTGAAATCTGTGGCAAATCATTTACAGCTAAAAGTTCTCTACAGACTCACATTAGAATTCACAGGTAGAGTATGTCTAATTTTCAttacattctttaaaaatgtaacttctAATGTGATACCTGTATGTAGTGCTTGTTCAATTATAGAATGGTCAGggtttgtttgcattttgaatgGATGGTTAAAGAttgacatttttgtttaatctatttaaagaaataattggTTGTAGAAAGTACTGCCCTGTTAAATACTAGTGTGCCAAGACATCGTAAGATTCTTCTTTTGTGTATTGTGTCTGTTTAATGACAGTGTACTTACTGCTATATTATTTATGTGAAAACTTCACTGTGAATATTTGTTTGACAGCAGAACGGTAGCCACGGTGTAAAAAGGTTATTGGAGCATTGTTCTGTTTCCCTGTAGTCTATCGTGTCTCTTTAATAGGATTAGTTATCTTTTACCTATGTCATTGTGATGTATTGCATAAAGGCATGTAAGATTTTAAATCATTGGAGAACTGTTGTGGGCcttatgtaaaagaaaacatttccaggaACATTTCTCATCCCTTTGAGTTGGGCAGCAAATTAGGATTTGGacacttctttttgttttaaagcccACACTGTTAATAAACAGTCTTTAAATGGCAGGTGCTTACAGTTGTGCAAAGTAAGTTGTTGCATTCTTGTCAAGGTCTAGCAGCATAGAATTTGTACCTCTGGTATTATGACAGGAGGGCAGTGATGTTCTCCCTGTAGCTCTTGAGTATATACTAACGAAAGTACCGTTTGTGAAGTCAAGTAGAAATAATTAAGAAGTCAAATAGAGAACATTTTTAACATCACTATTATTAAGTGCTTACTAtttaccaaaacaaaataataatttaagttTTTTATTGTATAATAAGttgcagaaagcagcactgtcaaagtgaatattttaatgagatcaaatacattattttgcagaggagaaaagccaTATTCTTGTGGTATATGTGGAAAATCCTTCTCTGATTCCAGTGCTAAGAGAAGACACTGTATCTTACACACAGGCAAAAAGCCTTTCTCCTGCCCAGAATGTAGTTTGCAGTTTGCTCGTCTGGACAACCTGAAGTCTCATTTGAAAATTCATAGCAAGGAAAAGCAGTTTCAGGAAGCCAGCACTGCTCCAAGCACCAACACTAACTCAGAAGTGAGAAAcattcttcagctgcagcagtatCAACTTGCCACCTCTGGAGGGCAGGAAATTCAACTACTGGTTACAGATGCAGTACCTAATATAAACTTCATGCCTAGTCATAATCAAGGCATTAGTATTGTTACTGCAGAAAATGCCCCAAATATGACAACAGAGCAGGCTGCTAACCTCACGCTGCTTGCTCAGCCAccacagcagctgcaaaacTTGTTGCTTTCAGCTCAGCAGGAGCAAGCGGAACAAATCCAAAGTATCAATATGATTGCAAACCAAATAGAGACTGCCCAGCCTGAACAAATGCATGTCATCACTCTTTCCAAGGAAGCACTAGAACATCTCCATGCTCATCAAggacaaaatgaagaaatccaCTTAGCAGGATCTTCACATCCAGCTCAGCACGTGCAGTTGGCTCAGGAATCAAGTCAGCAATCTCACTCTAGCCAAGATATGGTTCCTTCCCATCGAATCAGTGAAGAACAGAATCAAAGTGTACACGTTTCTGAATCCCATCAGCAGTCTCTGTCAGTAAATGAGTCATCTCATGAGCATCCTATTCAAGGACAGGCTTTCTGAAGTGCTTATTTGTCATCAGAGGGCTAGGCTATAGCATGCTTCTCATCCAGGCAGTGATTACATGTATCacactttcttttctgcagcatAATATATCTGAAGATGCATTTCTTGGTGATTTTTTTGATGGGTGGCTTGTTAACCTTATTTATTTTagacttcttttatttttccagattgGTATTTCTCTACCACTTAGTCCATACCTCACAAGCGATTAATGTGGTTTTTTGTGCCTCATACACATCCATGCCTACTGAGGAGATATTTGGCCccttttttgcatttctgtgtgaCTCTCCAGAGAAGTGTGCCTTGCTGGTAGAAGAACAGAGTTTAAGATGTCTGCTGATTAGAAAGTATGACTTCCCTGATGAAGTCAGCATTACTTGAACTACTGTCAAACTTAAGATAACCAGTACTTTTTGCAAAGCTAACACTGTATGTCTTACGTTTAATGAGCTTTCTCTCTGCAGGTTAATGTATAATTTTCTATGTGTTCATTCCCTTAagtgcattttgattttttgactaccaaatttttttgctttgggttgAACTTGTTGGAGCCTTTGACTGGCCCTAGATCGCCCCTTCTGTTTACTGTATGCTGTACAAAGTTTTGCTCCTCAGAAATGCTTAAGCCATTGCACTTGAATAGTGGCAATGAGATGTGGTGGTTACACTGGACAACTGAAAAGAccaaattctgttctgttcGTTCTACCACTCACTCTCTGTGTGACTGTGGGCAAGGTGGTTGACCTCTGTGCCTTAGTTTCATCTAGTAAGTGGGGATAGCGTTCACACGCTCTGCCAAGCACTTTGAAGAGCTCTTGATGTTGAAGGCACTGTCTATTGAAGTGCAAAATTCTCTTCCTGACAGGACTCAGTCTAAGCTTAGGAGCCAGTGTATAtttaaagtgttattttttGTACTTTTGAGAGCAGAATGTAATGTTACTTTTAATATATGTTGAAACTGGTAATTGTTTTTGTGGGGACTTAAACAATGAATAGAATCACTTCAGAGCATATTGAGCTGTATAAATGGGGCATATTCCATTGAAATTGTACAGCTATTTTCATTGACTAGCTTAGATGTGTACAGGTTGTTTTCAATGACTGACTGACTGCTAACAAAAAAGATTTGACATCTTAATAAAATGCCATGCCAGAATacatgctttgcattttcaagtTTGGCTACTGGTAACATCTCACATAGTGTACTAGCGTGTTAAAATCCAGATAAAATGCCACTGGTACTTAAAGCAACATACTCAATTGTcaattctgctttaaaatgtcataCTTGTGATTTACATTGATACTTTGTGTTTTACcagatgaaaaatttaaaaattaagaaattagcAGCTGAACTTCAAAGATAACAAAAGGTCTTTGTATGTGCTTGGTTTATATGACTGCCCAGAGAGAGTCACTGGCATAAAAGCCCCGTGCATAGAATGGTAGAATAATTTAAAGTGGAAGGGACTTCCAGAAGCCATCTGGTCCATCaccttgctcaaagcaggtccaACTAGATCATGTCGCTGTCGTCTGTTTGAGTTCTGAACGGTTCCAGGGGTGGAGATTCACAACCTCTCTAGGCCACCAGTTCCGGTGTTCGATCAtattcacagtgaaaaaatgtttcctagATTTAATTGGAATTTCCCATGTTCCAGTTTGTCTCCACTGCTTCTCGTCCTACTGCTGCGCCTCCAGGAAGTGTCTGGCCCTGTCTTTTCTACATCTTCCCATTAGGTAGTTGAAGACAGCAGTAAGGTCCTcccaaagccttctcttcttaaGGCCTGAACAaatccagctctctcagccttttccatcaTGTGCTCCAGCTCTTTAATCACCTTGGCGATCTTCTGCTGCAGTCAGTCCAGTATATCAGTGTCTGTCTTGTTCTGGGGAGCCCAAATTCTGGATGACATTCCTTGTTCAAGTCTAGACTACTCAGCTGGCTCCCAACCATGTGCTGCTGGAGTTTGGCTATCTCCATTTTGTGGAAGTACTAGATCAGTTGTTATATAAATTGGTCATGAAAAGGGTAGACAGTGGGAATAAATCAACGCAAAAAAAAGTCCCTCAGCAAAACTAGTTAGGCTTTTcaccttctgttttttcttctcagaatggagaaatacaatttttatacCTTCTGTCACCAAAAAGAACCAGTGTATTCTGCAGTTGTGCTTCAGAAGCTTGAAGCCTTGATGCTGcaagaacagatgaaaaaatacaagtgaaGCTTGTTATGACATCTATGAAAATCTTACTTATTAATTGTATAAATTAAGTTTACGATAAATATTCTGGTGGTTTCATCCTAGCAAGTTTGATTTTAGCTAAAATACTGTAATGTGGAGCCATAATACTGTCTGGTCGTAAATTTACTGGAGCTTGCACGAAGTTCCTTCTCTGCCATATACTTATGAATCCTGAAATGCCTAAAAGCTGGTTACAAGCTAAATTCTAAGACTACCAGTAAAATAACTTAAatactttcctctttttttgaaCTTTGATTTGTTCATTATGAAGTTCTTGCAGGATTAAGTATGATGCTACAATTATGCTTGAGCCACTATCACATAGTGATTGCTTGATGCTTTCCCTGTAACTAACAAGAATtaagttttggttttggaatTTTCTTAGGCTTTTCTACCAAATTACCAGTGAAGAAATGAGCTTCTGAGAATAGCATAGCCATGACTCATCTTGCACCCTGCATTGCTTAAGCTGTCAGCACACGTTGCTTGCACTTGAGAAGCCTGTGTGGTTTCTCACACCAcaaatgttccttttttgacACCATTTGCTTCCTTTCTAGTGAATGCATTTCtattaaagatgaaaataaatcccTCTTCTGTGTGTGCCTTTTTAAGGCTGCAACTGAAGCCTAGGATTGCTTTGAATTTGAAAGGAAACCCCTTCAGTCTTGCTGTTTAGTCCAGCTGCCACTAAGAACTATATAGCAAAAAAATGCATGCCTTAAAAACTGTGTTTCAAAGCAGCTCGCTGAATATCTTCACTCCTTAGCCAGTAAACAccttaatttctcattttctcacaTAATCTTCTTAGCAAATCCATCTCACTGCTTACTATGTTAAAATGAGATTAGGATTTCGGACataaacacaggaaaataagTAGATTACAGAAAGAGCCAGTTTTGTGAGCAATTAACACCATTGTGTGTTTCTTCTACTCCATCTGTAAGTTACCCAGTGTAGTTGAACTCTAAAAGGATTTTACTAttctttttccaaatgcaaGTTTTTGAAATTCTGGCTTTTTGTGAAGATTTTGTCTGATTCTCCAGGTGAAAGTTGAAACAAATTCCTGAGGGTTAGAGCAAACATGCTGTGTCAAGCGTGTATTTGGCTGTTGTGTTGCCAGTTATATTCATGGTTTAGCTGTAAATAGCATTTCTTCACCTTGGCACTCTAAAGTTCAAGAGAGTTTGCTGTTCTGTGCATGGAAGCTGAGACGCTGGCAGTGTGGATTAGGCGGGTGGGCCTTCCAGTccagcatttcatttttgatAGATGAGTATCAGATTGTTTCATATGAGCTGTGAAAGCAATTTATCCTGCCAGTAGGAAAAGCTTAATCCCAGCACGTGTTACTTTGCaaggttgggggttttttaatacttgttttatgctctctctcctgctcagagGGACTAAAAAAGCAGAACTAGGGGTTGACAGCAGTTACCTTCTGGTGTCTGAGTGGAAGAGGAGATGACTGCTTCATCATGAACTCTTTCAAACTGAATGCTTATTCACAGGTTAAGCTGGGGTGCTGAGCCTGGCATCAATCTTGCCAGTCGCTCAGGAAAGACTTTGGCTTGCATCTCTTTATTTGTAAAACACTTGTTTTACTGCCTTAGCTGCTTAGTCATTGTGATCAAGTTCATGGCTGGTGTTTGCTAAAACCAGTCTTTCAGTCTTTTCCCACATCACCCTAAGTGAAAGCTAGCATGGGATTCATTCCTAATCAATGACCCAATGCCCATATGAGCATAGCAGCCTGGTACATTTTCTGTCTCCCCAGGTCTTCCGTGCCTGCAGCAGACTGTCTCACTAACTGTGCAAGTGTCCACAACCCGGAGAAGCTGAGTCCAGCTTGGGAGTGGCTGGGAGGAGACAGGTTTGCAAAGCAGGTGTGCCTCCAAGTCCGGGCAGTAGTCAAGGGTGCTTCctggagaaggagctggcaaTGCTGTATTTGCCATAGCTATGATTTCAGGACCTCTTTTATCTATTTGTTAGAGGCATTGAAGAGCAGCATGCCTGTGGCTAGTGCAGCAGTCACCTGGAGAACTTCAGGTCGTTGTGGACAGCCTGATTGTCATCTTCAAAATCAGGTTATCCCTTTGACTTTGCTTTAAAAGTCTTGACAAAGTGATGTCAGTGTCTGCCTTCCACCTGGAAGACTAAGCTTATAGaggtcttccttctttctggagCCGAATCCGTCCTTCGTTCCCTGGCAGCAGGAAGACCTTTTCTGAAGTCTCCCACGTTGTTTGCTTCGACTGCTGGCTGACCTAACAGCTGTGTTTTCCTGGCATAGCATCTCTCAGAAAGGACTTGTGGCAGCCCAAGGGCCTGGTGGGAAACAGGGGTGGTGGCCCTCCCAGCAGTTATCACAGCACGCTGTTGTGGTTCCGCAGCTTCAGCAGATAAGCTGTGCGATGTTTCCTCTCCAGGTATTTGCCGTGAAGTTACTTGGCATTTGCAACTTCAATAAGCACAGCGTTATTATTTACGCAGTTTTCAGCAGGGTGATGCTGTAGTCATTTGACTCAGCCTTCACCAAAATGTCACTGGGTGACCCCTAGCAGCTCTCCTGCCAGAGTACCTTCACGCGGGGGCTCTCTCTCAAATGTTTTtggtttcgttttttttttaattaatccaGCCTGcctttctgttctctttctcaGCCTCTTTCAGATGCTATCTTGGACTGAAAGGAACTGGGATGGCCACAGCAGGTTGGAGGGGTTTGGAGTGAGGAAACTGTCTGAGAATCACGCAGAAGCAAAACTCTCGGGTCTCGTGTCAGGGCACATGTACACATTTCAAAGGACTTCATGTTTCCAAGAACGTTAGCTGCCCAGCCTCTGAAAAGGTTTCAGTATCATCGTTTAAATGTGCCGCACAGCTTCTTGTGCTTTccatgcttttcttctctgtaatcATTGCTCTCTCCAAACCGAATGCAGCACGGCACGTCTGCCGCAGCTGGCGGAGCGGAGCGGTACCGGCAAACTTCTCTCTGACTCTTAACACCAGCAAAACATTTATGCTCATCTGAGTACTATGAACACACTTGCAGAACAACATCATGTTGTCATAAACAGGTAACAGAAAGAGGCTGAAATGAATAATAGTCATCCAATTcaagattttaatatttatgattTTGATAATTGGCAACGTATTGAATAGATTTTAATGTACCGGAATTATAAAGTGATgtgaaaagaagaggagaaataaaaaacagaatagATAGAGACAGCAAGTAATCGGTGGCTCTTGgcttcctcttttttaaaaaaaagaccaccataaattttcagaaaacagtccTGTACAGCTAACAATATTATGCTTGTTTGGCTAAGCGTTGCCTTTcttcttgctgcatttttttctttgactatTAGTCAACTATTAGCAGCATGTTTGTAGTTAATTCCCTTTCTTGCCAACATTGACAGCAAGAATTTCCACACCTAGAAATTAtcagttaaaaaataagaacagctaattaattttgtttttaaagaaagagaaattacagGAGCCAGTCATATGTATGTGCAGAATTAAATTTCAGGAACAGTGTTTGTGTGTAAATTTAAGCTCACTTAGCAATCGCACTCAgcaatctatttttttaaaaataatatgcagTTGATTGCTCTGGTTTGAATACTTACATTTTGTAGtacaaaaatgaggaaagagacattttaaaaggcCAAATAAACTTCAGTTGTATTAATCTGTATCAAGCTAAAAATATGGATGTAGAGGAAAATAGGTAGCGAAGagaatattttctgaagcattAGTGATTTTACATTTGACTCTGGGTATGCTGCTTCCCTTCTTGACTTTACATAAGGCTGCTATAGACTTTTTTTGGCTATAGAAGAAGCCATGTGGTCTGGCTACTAAAATTAGGTTCTGCTTGTCACAGCCTGCAGAGGCTCCGACAGTCGTCATGCCGGCCCtcgggaggaggaaggaaagggctTTCCCTTGCATCACTCCGTCACAGTCTACAAGAGGTAGCTGCAGTTGTACATGCTGCTTGCTGCAGTTAGCTACTGTCACGCCTCGGCTTGTCTGCTGCCACCCAGTACCTGTGTGTAAATTAAAACTGCCTTCTCTATGACAGGATTTTAATATGTCCCATTGTCCAAACTGTTTCACCTCcctcaattttcctt from Gavia stellata isolate bGavSte3 chromosome 2, bGavSte3.hap2, whole genome shotgun sequence includes these protein-coding regions:
- the ZBTB24 gene encoding zinc finger and BTB domain-containing protein 24; protein product: MAETASDASEKLLVIHSKAHKDTILAKFEEQRKKDFLCDITLIVENVQFRAHKALLAASSEYFSMMFVDEGEIGQSIYMLEGMVADTFGALLEFIYTGCLRASEKNTEQILATAQLLKVTDLVWACTDYQANRSPSSALPAPATNGASVAVTASGKKNEDPPKRKRGRPRKVKNVQEEKSAASPAEDVQLRENNSMQNKQNFMKKDTSEEETVVSEQAPVGKDAEETEAACGSEAAVNLSAEKDENYDPKSEGIQSTQSRYSKRRIRRSIKLKDYKLLSDEDEKGLAKRTDGKRKRAGSEARCKDCGKVFKYNHFLAIHQRSHTGERPFKCSECGKGFSQKHSLQVHVRMHTGERPYTCTVCSKALTTKHSLLEHMSLHTGQKAFTCDQCGKYFSQKRQLKSHYRVHTGHSLPECNQCRRKFMDAAQLKKHLRTHTGEKPFTCEICGKSFTAKSSLQTHIRIHRGEKPYSCGICGKSFSDSSAKRRHCILHTGKKPFSCPECSLQFARLDNLKSHLKIHSKEKQFQEASTAPSTNTNSEVRNILQLQQYQLATSGGQEIQLLVTDAVPNINFMPSHNQGISIVTAENAPNMTTEQAANLTLLAQPPQQLQNLLLSAQQEQAEQIQSINMIANQIETAQPEQMHVITLSKEALEHLHAHQGQNEEIHLAGSSHPAQHVQLAQESSQQSHSSQDMVPSHRISEEQNQSVHVSESHQQSLSVNESSHEHPIQGQAF